A portion of the Planctomycetota bacterium genome contains these proteins:
- a CDS encoding SDR family oxidoreductase yields MSNKLEGKVALVTGGTSGIGLATARRFAMEGAYVFITGRRKEVLDAAVAHLGVNAFGIPSDVSDSADLDRLFATIRREKGRIDVLFANAGGGEFLPLDQITEAHFDKWFGINVKGTLFTVQGALPLMPDGSSVILSASVVATKGLENFSVYSATKAAVRSFARTWTVDLKSRRIRVNAISPGPIATPAIDALAGGREEGERFRTGMAAGVPMGRVGDPDEIAKAAVFLASDDSSFVTGIELFVDGGMAQV; encoded by the coding sequence ATGTCGAACAAGCTCGAAGGTAAGGTCGCACTCGTGACCGGAGGCACCAGCGGCATCGGTCTTGCCACCGCACGACGGTTCGCCATGGAGGGAGCCTACGTGTTCATCACGGGGCGCAGGAAGGAGGTGCTGGATGCCGCTGTCGCTCATCTCGGCGTCAATGCCTTCGGCATTCCAAGCGACGTGTCTGACAGCGCCGATCTTGACCGGCTCTTCGCCACGATCAGGCGCGAGAAGGGGCGGATCGATGTGCTCTTCGCGAACGCGGGCGGAGGGGAGTTTCTCCCGCTCGATCAGATCACCGAGGCCCACTTCGACAAGTGGTTCGGAATCAACGTGAAGGGCACGCTCTTCACCGTTCAAGGGGCTCTGCCGCTCATGCCGGATGGCTCGTCCGTCATCCTGAGCGCCTCCGTCGTCGCGACCAAGGGACTCGAGAACTTCAGCGTCTACAGCGCGACCAAGGCGGCCGTCCGGTCCTTCGCACGTACTTGGACCGTGGACCTCAAGTCGCGCAGGATCCGCGTGAACGCCATCAGCCCCGGCCCTATCGCGACCCCGGCCATCGACGCTCTCGCGGGCGGCAGGGAAGAAGGCGAACGGTTCCGAACCGGAATGGCAGCGGGTGTGCCAATGGGCAGAGTCGGAGATCCCGACGAGATCGCCAAGGCCGCCGTCTTCCTCGCATCTGATGACAGCAGCTTTGTGACCGGCATCGAACTCTTCGTGGATGGCGGGATGGCCCAGGTCTGA
- a CDS encoding nuclear transport factor 2 family protein has translation MDTRERSSQTPAVIAPPFDLQSATRKVRLAEDAWNSRDPIRVSLAYTEDSAWRNRSDFVTGRAEIQAFLAGKWERELDYRLAKSLWDFRDNRIAVRFQYEWRSADNRWWRSYGNELWEFDDRGLMQRREASINDLSILESDRKFFWDTSGPRPADHPGIPHVT, from the coding sequence ATGGACACTCGCGAACGCTCGTCACAGACGCCCGCTGTCATCGCCCCGCCGTTCGATCTGCAGTCCGCCACTCGCAAGGTGCGGCTTGCCGAGGACGCCTGGAACTCACGGGATCCGATCCGTGTGTCTCTCGCCTACACGGAGGATTCGGCATGGCGCAATCGCAGTGACTTCGTCACTGGCCGTGCCGAGATCCAGGCGTTCCTCGCCGGCAAGTGGGAGCGCGAGCTCGACTACCGCTTAGCCAAGTCCCTCTGGGACTTTCGAGACAACCGCATCGCGGTGCGATTCCAGTACGAATGGCGCAGTGCCGACAACCGATGGTGGCGCAGCTACGGGAACGAACTCTGGGAGTTCGATGACCGAGGCCTGATGCAGCGCCGCGAAGCCAGCATCAACGACCTGTCCATCCTCGAATCCGACCGCAAGTTCTTCTGGGACACCTCAGGCCCACGCCCCGCCGACCATCCCGGCATCCCTCACGTCACGTAA